CTCCCAGGCCTCCTGGGCCTCCGCCAGGGCCCTCGAGGCCTCTTGGGTGTTGGGCAGAAGGAGGTAGAACTTGCCCCCCGCCCCCATGATGCGGTTCAGGGGGGTCAGGCCGAGCCGCCGGAGGATCCCCAAGGCCATGGTCTCGGCCGCCAGGCTCACCTCCAGGCTCCTGGCCCTGAGCCGCTTGGCGATCCCCCCCACCCCCGTCTCCGCCCCGGAGATGCGGTAGATGTGCCCCTGGATGCCCCCCAGGTCCCCCACCACCAGCAAAAACTTCTCCCCATCCCGCCGCAGGTCCTCCACGGAGGGGTTCCCCCCGTGGTAGAGCCAGAGGGCGTGGGCGATGGCGGCGGTGAGGCGCAGGTGGTCGTAGAGGCTCACGTCCGGTTCGGACTGGGTGTCGGCGGGGACCAGGGAGAGGACCTCCTGGAAGGCCAGGGCCAAGTTGGCGAGGAGAGCCTCCTTGCCCAGGGAGAGGTGGGCCATGGCCCGCAAGCGCTCCTCCAGCCTCTCCACAAGCCGCCTGTAGGTGTCCTTGCTCACCTGGGGGGAGGCGGACGGGTAGAGGGCCCCAGGGGCGAGGCCCACCCGGCCCTCGTCCACCGGAAGGTACCCCCCTCCCCTTCCCTCCTTCCCCTGGAGGCGGAGCTGGCTGAAGGGGGGCCTCAGGGGGACCTCCGGAGGGCTTCCCCCTTCCCCACCCTCCTCCCGCTCCTTGGAGGCGTAGGTGTCCGCCAAGGCCACGCACCAGGCCTCGGGGGTCTGGGGCTGGTACTGGGGCCGGTCCCGCCAGCCCTCGTGGTGGCGGCTTGCGGTCTGGGCGAGGCCCTCGAGGTCCAAGCCCGCTCCTTGGAACAAGGCGGCGTGCCTGCGCACGAAGTCGGCGGTGTAGGCGGTGTGGGTGCGGTCCGGCATCCCCTCGTCCCACTCCCCCCAACGGGCCCGGGAGTAGAGCTTGCCCACGTCGTGAAGGAGACCCGCCAGGGCTAGGTCCAGCCCATCCCGGTTCATGCCGTCCAGAGTATACCCATCCTTCCGCCCCCCATGTGACATTTGCACATGCCGCAGTATACATGGGCCATGACCCTGCACCTCACCCACCAAGGGGCCACCCTGCGGCTTAGGGCGGGCCGCCTCCTCCTGGAAAAGGACGGAACCACCCTAGGGGACTTCCCCGTCCGCCAGGTGCGCCAGGTGGCCCTTTGGGGCCACGTGCGCCTCTCCACCCCCGCCCTCACCTTCCTCCTGCGCCAGGGGGTCCCCGTCCTCTACCTCTCCCAGGAGGGCCTCCTCTATGGCGTGGCCGGGCCCTCCGCCGACCCCGACCCCACCCACCTCCGGGCCCAGCTTAGCGCCCCTTCCCTTCCCCTGGCCCGGGCCTTCGTAACGGGGAAACTCCGCTCCGCCCACGCCCTCCTCTCCCGCTATGGGCTTGCCCAGGCGGTGGCGGTGAAGGAAGCCCTGGCCCAGGTGGAAAGGGCCCGGACCCTGGAAGCCCTGCGGGGGACAGAGGGCCTGGGAAGCCGGGCCTACTTCGCCGGGCTGACGGAGCTTTTGGGCCCCCACGGCTTCTCCGGCCGAACCCGGAGGCCCCCCAAGGACCCCGTGAACGCCGCCCTCTCCTATGGCTACACCCTCCTGTTGGGGCGCGTTTTGGTAGCGGTGCGCCTGGCTGGGCTCCATCCGGAGGTGGGCTTCCTCCACGCCGAGGGGCGGAGGAACCCCGCCCTGGCCCTGGACCTCATGGAGGAGTTCCGCGTGCCCGTGGTGGACCAGGTGGTCCTCGCCGCCTTCCGCCGGGACCAGCTCACCCCCGCCCACGCCGAGCCCCGGCAGGGGGGCGTGTACCTGAACGAGGAGGGCAAGAAGCGCCTCATCGCCCTAGTGGAGGCCCGGCTCGCCGAGGAGGCCACCCACCCTCTGGGCTTCCGCAAGACCTACGGGGAGCTCATAGAGCTCCAGGCCCACCGCCTGAAGGCGGCCCTCCTGGGGCGGAGGCCGTACACCCCCTTCTACCTCTGGCGGTAGCGGGGCCTTTACTACACTTATCAGCAAAATTGCGATGCAAACGGCCTTCTTCGCGCTTTGAAAAACGAAGACCCTTTGGCAGGCCGCTTTTTCACCTACTTTTTGACCCCGTCTAAGGTTGCTATGTGTGCTATACTTTTCCTAACCCGGACCTCCGGGTGGGGACCTTGAAAGCCAGTTCTTCCCTTGGGGATGGGCAATATGCGTTTTCATCTTCTCATCGGCCCTTTCTCCTGTGTGATTTCATGGGCACAAACCCCCAAAAACCCCCGTTATTCGCCTTATGCATATTCCAAACTTCATCTTTCTCATAAACCCCCCCTCCGGCGGCCCCGTCCAGGACGGGATTCTTAGAGGGGTAGAGTTGCAGAACCTTTAGCCCCGTAAGGGGATTGCAACCAAGATCCAGGTTCAGTTGCTCAAGGCCTTCTTGCATGAAGGTTGCAGAACCTTTAGCCCCGTAAGGGGATTGCAACTCATAGATGCGGTAAACTACCGCGTCGTCTTCCTTATCGGTTGCAGAACCTTTAGCCCCGTAAGGGGATTGCAACTTTTGTATTCGTCCAAGGCCTCCATGGCCCACCACGGGTTGCAGAACCTTTAGCCCCGTAAGGGGATTGCAACTTGGCGAGTAGACCGAAGTCCCTATCCTGCAGGGCCTTTTGTTGCAGAACCTTTAGCCCCGTAAGGGGATTGCAACCCAGTTTTTTCAGGACCTCGGAGTCGTTGCGGAGCATGTAGTGTTGCAGAACCTTTAGCCCCGTAAGGGGATTGCAACTGTTTTACTTCGCCAACGATACCCTGCGGTTTTGGGTGGGTTGCAGAACCTTTAGCCCCGTAAGGGGATTGCAACAGGTCACGGTTACCCGGTTGAAGGGGATCTCCACCCCAGTTGCAGAACCTTTAGCCCCGTAAGGGGATTGCAACTCCCATCCCACTTCCACGCTACCTTTGACGAGGGGGTCTCCTGTTGCAGAACCTTTAGCCCCGTAAGGGGATTGCAACTGATTGCGGTGGGCGACCCCAGGCAACAGATCTACGCGTTGCAGAACCTTTAGCCCCGTAAGGGGATTGCAACCCACCACCGGCCTTTGGCCGGCGGGGAGGACGCCCCCCGTGTTGCAGAACCTTTAGCCCCGTAAGGGGATTGCAACCCATTCTTCCTTGAGGAGGAGAGGGTGGATCACACCTCGTTGCAGAACCTTTAGCCCCGTAAGGGGATTGCAACAGGACGTGCGGGCGGAGCTCCTCATGGAGGGCCAAGGG
The genomic region above belongs to Thermus sediminis and contains:
- the cas1 gene encoding CRISPR-associated endonuclease Cas1 encodes the protein MTLHLTHQGATLRLRAGRLLLEKDGTTLGDFPVRQVRQVALWGHVRLSTPALTFLLRQGVPVLYLSQEGLLYGVAGPSADPDPTHLRAQLSAPSLPLARAFVTGKLRSAHALLSRYGLAQAVAVKEALAQVERARTLEALRGTEGLGSRAYFAGLTELLGPHGFSGRTRRPPKDPVNAALSYGYTLLLGRVLVAVRLAGLHPEVGFLHAEGRRNPALALDLMEEFRVPVVDQVVLAAFRRDQLTPAHAEPRQGGVYLNEEGKKRLIALVEARLAEEATHPLGFRKTYGELIELQAHRLKAALLGRRPYTPFYLWR